A region of Maribacter algicola DNA encodes the following proteins:
- a CDS encoding glycerophosphodiester phosphodiesterase — MKRVFLTLVFGILLSSCNMNQPLVIGHRGAMGHETENTLASVQKAMDLGVDMIEIDVFKIQSGEIVVFHDETVDRLTNGPGKIEEYNIFDLSKLLVNGGHKIPMLQDVLKLIDNKVALNIELKGDDTADKVNHIMNYYIEKQGWSTENFIISSFKWDELREMRKLNPNVQLAVLTEENPVDAIPVAKELNAVAINPYFKNLDLEIANQIREAGLKIYVWTVNEDFDIDAMKKIGVDGIITNYPERVR; from the coding sequence CTATCTTCCTGCAATATGAATCAACCTTTGGTAATCGGGCATAGGGGTGCCATGGGACATGAAACCGAAAATACCTTGGCTTCCGTTCAAAAGGCCATGGATCTGGGCGTTGATATGATAGAAATCGATGTGTTCAAAATCCAAAGTGGGGAAATCGTTGTTTTCCATGACGAAACGGTGGACAGATTGACCAACGGCCCAGGAAAGATTGAGGAGTACAACATTTTCGACCTAAGCAAATTATTAGTTAATGGCGGACACAAAATCCCAATGTTGCAGGATGTCCTCAAATTGATAGACAATAAAGTGGCCCTGAACATAGAGCTAAAAGGGGATGATACAGCAGATAAGGTCAACCATATCATGAACTATTACATTGAGAAACAAGGATGGTCGACCGAAAATTTTATCATTTCCAGTTTCAAATGGGACGAGTTACGCGAAATGAGAAAATTGAATCCAAACGTACAGCTTGCGGTATTAACGGAAGAAAACCCTGTGGACGCCATTCCTGTGGCTAAGGAACTTAACGCGGTTGCCATAAATCCCTATTTCAAAAACCTGGATTTGGAAATCGCAAATCAGATCAGGGAAGCCGGACTTAAAATTTACGTGTGGACCGTAAATGAGGATTTTGATATTGACGCCATGAAGAAAATTGGTGTTGACGGTATCATTACCAATTATCCTGAAAGGGTACGGTAA
- a CDS encoding BaiN/RdsA family NAD(P)/FAD-dependent oxidoreductase codes for MFDVVIVGGGAAGFFAAIHIAEARPQLKIAILERGKQVLTKVKVSGGGRCNVTHAEFNPADLASNYPRGEKELLGPFHTYATGDTIGFFEKRGISLKIEEDGRMFPTTDSSQTIIDCFTSEADRLGIHIVRICTVTGFKNVFSDQGDLWEISTAKKAYRSKKLLLTTGSNPKIWGLLNGLGHTIVPPVPSLFTFNIQDERIKNIPGISSHTEVTVLDKIKSRRNNGRVGHSEILSSEGPLLITHWGMSGPAILKLSAWGARILESYKYQFKIKVNWVPDYHPDGLLELFMKVKQVEKKTVLRTKVVDVPKRLWANLVCAAGIDDSLTWPEVSKNQLQDLTAQLTESLFFVNGKSTFKEEFVTAGGVDLKEVNFKTFESKVLPNVYFAGEILNIDAITGGFNFQNAWTGGFLAAQGIVNSFDRT; via the coding sequence ATGTTCGATGTGGTCATTGTCGGGGGCGGTGCGGCCGGTTTTTTTGCGGCCATCCATATCGCCGAAGCTAGACCCCAATTAAAAATAGCCATCCTGGAACGTGGCAAACAGGTGTTGACCAAGGTAAAGGTTTCCGGCGGTGGAAGATGTAACGTTACCCATGCCGAGTTCAACCCCGCAGACCTTGCGTCCAATTATCCAAGAGGAGAAAAGGAGTTGTTAGGGCCTTTTCATACCTATGCCACTGGAGATACCATCGGGTTTTTTGAAAAAAGGGGTATATCCTTAAAAATTGAGGAGGATGGCAGAATGTTTCCAACAACGGATTCCTCACAGACCATTATCGATTGTTTTACATCCGAAGCGGATAGATTAGGCATACATATAGTTAGAATTTGTACCGTTACAGGATTTAAGAATGTTTTTTCTGATCAAGGGGATCTATGGGAAATAAGCACTGCCAAAAAAGCGTATAGATCCAAAAAGTTGTTGTTGACTACCGGAAGCAACCCCAAAATTTGGGGACTATTAAACGGTTTGGGCCACACCATCGTTCCTCCGGTACCTTCGTTGTTTACCTTCAATATTCAGGACGAACGCATCAAAAATATACCGGGTATAAGTTCACATACCGAAGTTACCGTTTTGGACAAAATAAAATCCCGAAGAAATAACGGTCGTGTAGGCCATAGCGAAATCCTGTCATCCGAAGGACCATTATTGATTACCCATTGGGGTATGAGCGGTCCGGCAATTTTAAAACTTTCCGCTTGGGGTGCTCGTATATTGGAATCCTATAAGTACCAGTTCAAAATCAAAGTGAATTGGGTTCCGGACTATCACCCAGACGGACTCCTGGAATTATTCATGAAGGTGAAGCAGGTCGAAAAAAAGACGGTTTTAAGAACCAAGGTGGTGGACGTCCCCAAGCGATTATGGGCCAATTTGGTTTGTGCCGCCGGAATCGATGATAGCCTTACATGGCCAGAAGTAAGCAAAAACCAGTTACAGGACTTAACGGCGCAATTGACGGAAAGCCTGTTCTTCGTAAATGGGAAGAGTACTTTTAAGGAGGAATTTGTGACCGCAGGAGGCGTGGACTTAAAGGAGGTCAACTTCAAAACCTTTGAAAGCAAAGTGCTCCCAAATGTTTATTTCGCGGGTGAAATTTTAAACATTGATGCGATAACAGGTGGCTTTAATTTCCAAAATGCCTGGACGGGCGGTTTTTTAGCGGCCCAGGGGATTGTCAACAGTTTTGATCGAACGTAA